A part of Bacillus rossius redtenbacheri isolate Brsri chromosome 1, Brsri_v3, whole genome shotgun sequence genomic DNA contains:
- the LOC134539489 gene encoding large ribosomal subunit protein bL36m: MSLATCLRSCALGLSVSSCYRALAQPMAPFLPLAHLLGRRNALARTTLCAMPPERQCHSLVRTTKGTVPLVRQCHVLARTTVSVLEVPRPALTLPTRGFKVKRNLKRRCKDCYFVIRERRLYVLCKTHPRHKQMSMKAPDKCNWILTHATQSRVRPW, from the coding sequence ATGAGCTTAGCCACGTGCCTGCGGAGCTGTGCCTTGGGGCTTTCGGTGTCCAGTTGCTACCGTGCCTTGGCACAGCCCATGGCACCTTTCTTGCCCCTGGCACATCTGCTGGGACGGCGCAACGCCCTGGCACGGACCACGTTATGCGCGATGCCCCCAGAGCGGCAGTGCCACTCCCTGGTACGAACCACGAAAGGCACGGTGCCCCTGGTGCGGCAGTGCCACGTCCTGGCACGGACCACGGTGAGCGTGCTGGAGGTACCCCGGCCAGCTCTCACTCTCCCCACCCGGGGTTTCAAGGTGAAGCGCAACCTGAAGCGTCGCTGCAAGGACTGCTACTTTGTGATCCGCGAGCGCAGACTGTACGTGCTGTGCAAGACACACCCGCGCCACAAGCAGATGTCCATGAAGGCTCCGGATAAGTGTAACTGGATACTGACGCATGCCACCCAGTCCAGGGTGCGGCCGTGGTAG